Below is a genomic region from Indicator indicator isolate 239-I01 chromosome 2, UM_Iind_1.1, whole genome shotgun sequence.
CTATTTCCCAGCCTCTGCAGAAGTGAGGCAGTTTCCTCACATATACAAACCTCAAATCCAGGCCTCCACAAAAGTTCTGCAAAAGAGACCTTGGCCTAAGGTCAACAGGTGTGGAAATACCTATCATCAAGCCTACAACCATTACCTCCATGACAAAGCTATTTATTTATATACACCTAagcaattaatttattttggagTAAATGGTATGGGTCAGATCATGGCATCAGGGGTAACTTGACAAAAGTTAACTCCAGTGACTTTGTTTCTGTATTAAGCACAGCACCCTGTTTGGGTGCCACTTTCATAACAGGAGCAGCATGAGCCATTAGAGTAGCAGCAGCTTGACCTCCTCTCAAGAGACATCTACACTTAGGCTGAGTTCATCCTagagaaagagcagaagtaTCAAGTATGCCCCTGAAGACATATCAACAAGAAGCAACCCTGTATTACTGAATTTTGCCTCAATAACCCTTTTCTATCTTTGCTCACATCTTCTCAAATGATACTGCTCTTCTCATATGAAGCTCCACCTTACCTGTTGCATTTTTTCAAGGTCAAGGCTAGGCCTGCTGACCTTGTCCACATATCCTTGTCGATGTCTCTTACAAGGCATAACTTGCTCAAGGCCTGCCCCAACGCTTGTGAAGATTAGAGGTCTGGAGGCTGGGCTCCGCACCAGGGGCTGGAGTCTCTTGGGAGGGGAGGCACTAAACAGCACAGGGCTTGGGCTTGCATGCAGACCATCAGTCTGCTCTGCCACAGGCTGGAAGGACATTGCACACAAGTTCTTCACTTCTTCGTCACTGGAGGAGGTGttgttgctgtcactgcagcaggCAAGCCTGCTGACCTGGGACCACTTCCGCTTCTCAGCGGCAAACTCTCGGTTGATGCGCTCAAGCTCCTCTTCTGAGCTGTGGCGGTCAAGACTGGCATGGAAGAGGGCCCGAACCTTGCAGCATTGGTTCTCCTGGTTCTGCAGCTGGTTGGTGGACAGGGGGGTCAAGGTACAATTCCGTCTTCTCTCTGGTAGGAGGACGAGATAGAGGAGTGGCAGAGCAGATCTGTGTCATACCCTAATAAACAAGGCCTGCTTTCTCCAGACCTCTTATCTCCTCttctgaggagaaacttctgagCTGTTTCCCTACCTTTTCATTCcccttcctgaaaaaaaaacaaaaaacaaaaacaaaaacaaaaaaaaaaaaacaaaaaaaaaaaacaaaaaaacaccatcTCCTGGCTTCATGTTTCCCTTTGGAAGTTTCTAGACCTGCTGACATCCCCTCACAAACTGCCACCTGGAAGCCTAGTTGCAAAGTAAAA
It encodes:
- the LOC128980735 gene encoding uncharacterized protein LOC128980735; the protein is MLKILTKKLRNQSLNEIQPFQLKISYPQSDEDSDDSEGENQELAQIDRERRRNCTLTPLSTNQLQNQENQCCKVRALFHASLDRHSSEEELERINREFAAEKRKWSQVSRLACCSDSNNTSSSDEEVKNLCAMSFQPVAEQTDGLHASPSPVLFSASPPKRLQPLVRSPASRPLIFTSVGAGLEQVMPCKRHRQGYVDKVSRPSLDLEKMQQKMLLKKNCGAKTRVIKIHSINGGCPPPHFVYDPSTFAFRSLSTLKPLSPIAPVEEPSCAY